From Lysobacter auxotrophicus, the proteins below share one genomic window:
- a CDS encoding TetR/AcrR family transcriptional regulator — MATTAHFSTKDRILGAAEELFAQFGFTGTSLRQVTSRADVNIAAVNYHFGSKENLVNEVFRRRMDDMSAQRLGALKAALEQHPGELEPILAAFVQPALAMAQDRHGGGAFVRVVARAYAEKNDRLRKFLSDHYGHVLREFAKAIAGCVPGLSKEELYWRLDFLAGSLTYAMADFGLIKRPAGVSEAAHRERAARELIRFAAAGFKS, encoded by the coding sequence ATGGCCACCACCGCCCATTTCTCGACCAAGGACCGGATCCTTGGCGCCGCCGAGGAACTGTTCGCCCAGTTCGGTTTCACCGGCACCTCCCTTCGCCAGGTCACCAGCCGCGCCGACGTCAACATCGCGGCGGTGAATTACCACTTCGGCAGCAAGGAAAACCTCGTCAACGAGGTCTTCCGCCGCCGCATGGACGACATGAGCGCCCAGCGCCTGGGCGCGCTGAAAGCCGCGCTGGAACAGCACCCCGGCGAGCTGGAGCCGATCCTCGCCGCCTTCGTCCAGCCCGCCCTGGCGATGGCGCAGGACCGCCACGGCGGCGGCGCCTTCGTCCGTGTCGTGGCGCGTGCCTACGCCGAGAAGAACGACCGCCTGCGCAAGTTCCTGTCCGACCACTACGGCCACGTGCTGCGCGAGTTCGCCAAGGCGATCGCCGGCTGCGTGCCGGGCCTGAGCAAGGAGGAGCTGTACTGGCGGCTCGACTTCCTCGCCGGCTCCCTGACCTACGCGATGGCCGATTTCGGCCTGATCAAGCGGCCCGCCGGCGTCTCCGAAGCGGCCCATCGCGAACGTGCCGCACGCGAGCTGATCCGTTTCGCGGCGGCCGGCTTCAAGTCCTGA
- the ndk gene encoding nucleoside-diphosphate kinase — MALERTLSIIKPDAVAKNVIGEIYTRFEKNGLKVVASKMKQLSKQEAEGFYAVHRERPFFNALVEFMISGPVMIQVLEGEGAVLKNRDLMGATNPKDAAPGTIRADFADSIDANAVHGSDSLENAAIEVAYFFPATDVYAR, encoded by the coding sequence ATGGCGCTGGAGCGCACCCTGTCCATCATCAAGCCGGATGCCGTCGCCAAGAACGTCATCGGCGAGATCTACACCCGCTTCGAGAAGAACGGCCTGAAGGTCGTCGCTTCGAAGATGAAGCAGCTTTCGAAGCAGGAAGCCGAAGGCTTCTACGCCGTGCATCGCGAACGTCCGTTCTTCAATGCACTGGTCGAGTTCATGATCTCCGGCCCGGTGATGATCCAGGTGCTCGAAGGCGAGGGCGCGGTGCTGAAGAACCGCGACCTGATGGGCGCCACCAATCCGAAGGACGCAGCGCCGGGCACGATCCGCGCCGACTTCGCCGACAGCATCGACGCCAACGCCGTGCACGGTTCGGACAGCCTGGAGAACGCCGCGATCGAAGTCGCGTACTTCTTCCCGGCGACCGACGTGTACGCCCGCTAA
- the rlmN gene encoding 23S rRNA (adenine(2503)-C(2))-methyltransferase RlmN, with translation MNLFDLDRASLERFFEETLGEKKFRAHQVMKWIHHRYVTDFAEMTDLGKALRAKLEASAEVRVPQVVFDKASTDGTHKWLLGMDPKNAIETVYIPDKGRGTLCVSSQVGCALNCQFCSTATQGFNRNLSTAEIIGQVWVAARHLGNVPHQQRRLTNVVMMGMGEPLANFDNVVRAMSIMRDDLGYGLANKRVTLSTAGMVPMIDRLALESDVSLAVSLHAPNDELRSELVPLNKKYPIEQLMDACVRYALRKRGTSVTFEYTLMKGVNDQPQHARQLLRLMRQFDNAVQMKDAAKVNLIPFNPFPGTRFERPDDAAIRAFQKLLNEAGMIAPVRRTRGDDIDAACGQLKGQVMDRTRRQAEFNKRLQAQGLGNEAA, from the coding sequence ATGAATCTCTTCGATCTCGACCGCGCTTCGCTCGAGCGTTTCTTCGAAGAGACGCTCGGCGAGAAGAAGTTCCGCGCGCACCAGGTGATGAAGTGGATCCATCACCGGTACGTGACCGATTTCGCCGAGATGACGGACCTGGGCAAGGCGCTGCGCGCCAAGCTCGAAGCGAGCGCCGAAGTGCGCGTGCCGCAGGTCGTGTTCGACAAGGCGTCCACCGACGGCACGCACAAGTGGCTGCTCGGCATGGACCCGAAGAACGCCATCGAAACCGTCTACATCCCCGACAAGGGGCGCGGCACGCTGTGCGTGTCGTCGCAGGTGGGCTGCGCGCTCAACTGCCAGTTCTGCTCCACCGCCACCCAGGGCTTCAACCGCAACCTGTCCACCGCCGAGATCATCGGCCAGGTGTGGGTCGCGGCACGCCACCTGGGCAACGTGCCGCACCAGCAGCGCCGCCTCACCAACGTGGTGATGATGGGCATGGGCGAGCCGCTGGCGAATTTCGACAACGTCGTGCGCGCGATGAGCATCATGCGCGACGACCTGGGCTACGGCCTGGCGAACAAGCGCGTCACGCTGTCGACCGCCGGCATGGTGCCGATGATCGACCGCCTTGCGCTGGAGAGCGACGTCTCGCTCGCAGTGTCGCTGCATGCGCCGAACGACGAGCTGCGCAGCGAGCTGGTGCCGCTCAACAAGAAGTACCCCATCGAACAGCTCATGGACGCCTGCGTGCGCTACGCGCTGCGCAAGCGCGGCACGTCGGTAACGTTCGAGTACACGCTCATGAAGGGCGTGAACGACCAGCCGCAACACGCGCGCCAGCTGCTGCGCCTGATGCGCCAGTTCGACAACGCCGTGCAGATGAAGGACGCGGCGAAGGTCAACCTCATCCCGTTCAACCCGTTCCCGGGCACGCGCTTCGAGCGGCCGGACGACGCGGCGATCCGCGCCTTCCAGAAGCTGCTCAATGAAGCCGGCATGATCGCCCCGGTCCGGCGCACGCGAGGCGACGACATCGACGCCGCGTGCGGGCAGCTCAAGGGGCAGGTCATGGACCGCACCCGGCGCCAGGCGGAATTCAACAAACGATTGCAGGCGCAGGGTCTCGGGAACGAGGCCGCGTAA